The genomic region TCCTGGCAGTGGTGCACAATGGAAATCTAATGAAAAATAGGAATACAAAGAACCACGAAGCCAAGGCAAATAAAAGATATACTGAAGAATGTTGGTATTGAGAGAACAAGTCAGAGAGAGAAAGCTTTCGTTTTCTTTCTAGCATCCAGCCTTGGATGGATGCCTGGAAGAGTTGAACATTATATAGGCACTTGCCTGGAACAGGGAAGAGCTGAGGTGTtctttgtgttattttaaatgtttcgCACAAAGCAGGAGCTGCACTGCAGGATTACTATGTTTATTAGCCAGATCCCACCACCTACATCTTTAGGAAAAGGCACTTTTAGGCCTCTGTCATGTCAATCCATTAGGAAGATACTTCTTACCTGAAGTACAGAAGAGAGTTATTGACAAGAAATTGGGGTTTGGAAGGTAATTTGTTaattaacatttgaaaaataaagagggTAATATTTGCCAAGACAAACCACTGTTTGAAGAGGGGGAGGATTACTGCTATGTCTTACCTTCAATTCAGTGGTGCCAGGACCCCATAATAGAACAGCTGCATGATAACCTTAGCTGAAGGCTcaaaaaagcattaataaatTCATCTTTCAAGGAGGTCCTAAAAACTGATCTTGAAAAATTGTCTCTGCCTGTGATGGGCTGTCAAAACTTGTCTCTCATTACTTGTTTTCCTAGTCCACTGTAATGTAAGTACAGTGGTAGTTCAGAAGCTCCTGTTTTTCTAACACAAAAAATAGGAACATGATTCagacagcaatattttttctttttaatcttaaagCTGTTATGAGCAACAGATTCCAGGAGTAGTTGTCTCAGATAATCATCTGTACCCAGAAAGGAAGTGTCATGAATGATGGAAAACTTAAACtgaattcagaaaacaaataaaagagaatTTCAGTCTCATATCGATGTGATTTCTTGAAACTCAAAGTAAGCTTAAATTCCATAAActactggggtggggggggggaggaataaACAAGCCTGCACTGTGGACATGTCAGACATGAGAAGAGCTGTTCCAAGTGGGAAACAGTACTAACAGAGCAGAAGCACAAGGGGCTCCTGCCTGTCACGCTGCAAGGATACTTGAGGcactccctgctgcagctctgtctGCAATACACTGTGCCTTATCATGGCAACAGGGAGATCACACGAAGAATCAAAGTCCAGATAAACAAGGCTATAAAGATTACGCTAAACATGCTGAGTGTAATTGCTTCTCCGTACAATTAGAGATCCGCCAAAAATTcccaaatcacttttttttaatggtaaatGTGAAGTATccaaattggggggggggggtgggtggagCTGATGATGCAAATATCTCTGCAGCTCTCTAGAGAGTTATTGTTCAGTGATCATGTGAAAATAGGAAAGTGAGAGAtgtagtttgggttttttgaacTTTAAAGCCTGCAGTTTCTAACACAAGGTAAACACTTGGAACTATCATAATCTGTAGTGAATATTGCAGCAATAATATTTATGTTACAGCAAATGCAAGCAGCAAATACTCTATAGGTTGCTTATCCTGGGGCTTTATAACCTACCTTCTCCCATTTCTCTGGCTTTCCTGTGGTCAGGGATGTCATGAATCTGAGAATGTTGCAGAAGCTGAGTACTTAGTATAACCAGTTTTTTAATTACCAAACCAACTCgtttacaaaggaaaacagaactttgaaaaatatttaattatacagtaaaaacaaattgTACCATAAAGAGCTTTCTATGAAGTAAgtaaaatgtttatatttaatatatttaaaattgagaacttcaaaaaaagaactgaataaACAACACATTTCAAGGTTTCCTTGTTATTTCTTTGGCCTTTCTATTACTTAACGACTACAGAGGAGCTATGCACAAGTGAggcaaaactgctttaaaacGTGGTGAGCCAATTAATTGCATCATGCACCTAGAGTCAGGGGAAGCAGTTTTCCCAACTTCACGTATTCTATGCGTTGTCTAAGGAGCGTATTCTGTCCAACCTGTGTAATTGGTGTAATGCattacagcagcagcacctgatTGCTTTGAATGCaaggaattactgcatttaaAGAGTCATTGCCTCACTAGAAACCACAGAGGACTTCTGGCGTCCCCTTCTGCCTTACGTACAACTACACATCTCAAGTGGCTTTTTTGATTTAGAATTGTGTTGTTTGTTCTTTATCTATCagaatgtgggttttttccatttcttctttccttggtGCAGTTTTACACTTCCAAATAGCAACAATTAGATTCTTAAGCCTTATATCTGCTGTACAAAGCAACTGTATAACTTAAGAAATAACTCATATAGTTCCTGCTGTGttgcttcttaaaaaaaccccaaaaataataaaatagcaaAGCCCTATAATGCAGAGTAGAGTGTCTTACCTAAGCCAGTTACATCCACAAGTTGCCACTGAACATCGCGCAACTCAGGCTAAGAAGGAAGAGTGGGAAGGAAGCAGAAGGGAGGAAGTGCTGGTTTCTGATACAGGGGATAGAGGAGTGTTATTAGTACTGATTGAAACGGTCTTACATTGTTAACAGTGTATCTAGGTGAGGCTGCACTAAGACCACCTCCCGCTTTGCCCCAAAGCTTTCTTGGGGGGGAAGGCAGGATCTGCGCCTTCGTTTAAGCAGTCACTTGCATAGCAGGAAACTGCTGGGATACCTGAGGAAAGAATGGATAGATGCTTTGGCTCAACGTATTTATGCAGTTCAAAGTAGCATACAGACCACagctacacacacacagagaaaaataatagagTGTCCCATTCCTAAAGCAACGGGggtttgtaatttaaaatagtgCACTTTGGATGAAGTGCAGAAATCCTTACTTCCTGTTCATTCTTTTGTACAGCGATTCATTTACAACAGAACTGCactatttaaaaactaaaaccttccggtcttttaaaatatatctaacAATGACATAGTCATTAAAAAATTTTAGAGACAATTTGCCTTCAAAGCAAATGGAGTGTggtgaaaatgtgaaaattcaaTGTACGGCCTTGTTTTAGGAGAAGACTATTTTATATGAAAGAGGGTAAGAAAGCTAAACCTTTCAAGTAAGCTAAGTAGAACTTTAACATCCTTAGGCGAGTCTGAACTAGAGTGCCcacatgcaggtttttttccccaaatttttgtccttttgaaattttaatttaacttaCCTAGTTATTTTTCTACCAATTTTAACCTAGTAAAGTACAAAAAAGTTTATCCCTTCTGAAGATGCCAGCTTTTAGTCCCCAAAGGTAAGGAAGATTTAAGTGTTAACACTTCCCTTTTccaacagcattaaaaatatgtatacaaGGTACTTTTATGGTACAGAACCCCAAACCCTACTCCCACCTCTCTTCTTTACGGGCACCAGTCTTTGGGCTGTAATATACAACCTTAAGTTATATATAATGAAACTTGCACAATAACattctgaaagagaaagcagggaCTCCAAGCAGGTAAGTTACTCCTCTTCACACAGCTAGCCATCTGAAAAAGCTCTACGTACCCACTTCCAGCGCAACGCTGCTGGCTCAATGGTTATAGCTCTGTAATATGTTATCAAATGGGAAAGACTGATAAAGCTCGTCATTGTGGACAGTGTCGGTGTCATAGTACTGGTTATCTGCAATGCTATTCTGCTGGTTTGGGAGCGGGTTGGTGGATAGTCTTGATTCGCTTAAAACTTCTTGGTCTATGAAACTGTAAACTGCTGGATCAGCTAAGTTAGACGGCAGCACTCCCGTGCCGCCCGGGGCTGCTACAGACAGGCAAGCCGGAGGCACCtgatggagctgctgcctgtgattGCTTGCATTTAACACTGGATTATATTTTTTGAAGTTTATACTAGTGCAGTTCATGTCATCGGTCTCCATGTTCACAACGCTGGCAGCAGAGGCGCCGGCAGGGTGCGTCTGGTGCACGATGCTGTTACTAGAAACACTCTGCATGTCTGCAGTCGACGACGACGCTGCTCCCATCCCGTTTGTGCTGCCAAAATTCCGGTAGAAGCCTGAATCCTTCTCATCAGGCCAGTTCAGAGAGTTGTCATGGAAAGCTGGGagagagctgctgccctgagTGGTGGGCTGAGGCACGTCTGCCGCGAAGTTGTTCTGTGGGTGCGCGTTGAGCAGGCTGCCAGCTGAAGAGGGGGTGCcgtacagctgctgccagcatgaGGAGAGCGTGTCTTGCTTCCCTGGCCCCACCTGTGCAGTGCCCTGATGGGGAATCTGGTTGCAGACGGGGTATATCTGACTAGTGTTGGGCAGGTTGCCTAGCCCTGGCATCATCAGTGTGGATGGAAACATGTTTGGTTCTATGAAAAGGAAAGACGTGACTGCATTTTAATGCCGttttttatagcttttttaaaattactactggtaaaaagcaaagcaaaaccactgcTTCCGTAGTAAGGTTATATCTGCAGATGTGCTTTTGTACTTGCTTAACTGCTTTTCAGGGTGGACCCCTACCTAGATTTCTGGACAGCAGCAAGGCAAGACAGTTATCCCCTCACCCTGCTACGGCAAATACTGAAGGTGACAGCTACATTTTAAGTAAAGAACTGATGGTTTTAGTTTGTACAGTCAACAGCAGCAGtatcttaaagaaaaaaccctccagAGAGTATTAGAATTTCAAGCAAAAAGGAGGGAAGGCCAGGAACTGAGCATATGCTTGAAGGGCTGTGTATCTGAGTGCAGAGTCAGTAGTTATCAAAATCAAGGCTGAAAGATGAAGGCGTAGCCCTCTCCTGTGCGAAGAGGAAGCTGCAGCATGGCTGAGgctttggaggaggaagaggaggaggacaaGTAAGAGACAGGTACTACTGCTGCCTTGGGAACTTCAGCGCTCCCCCCGAAAATGCCCTTCCCCCCAGCAATCGGGCACTATTTCAAACCGCTGTTGGATGGGGACATGCATGCAAAAACCTACCTTTCTTAATCAGCTTCCCTTCGGGCGTGACAGCGGGGAATGGAGCTACTTTGGGCCTCTCTGTCGCATTGGATCCTGCGATGGAAGAAAGCATGAGTCTACACTGAACGTTTGCTTTTATGAGAGATAACTCCATCTAAATGTAACTTCACTCAAACAAGAAAAAGCCAAGTATTTTCCTTACCACAGTCCTGTATGAGCTTTTGCCAAGCTAACGTTGATCTTTGCCTTTTTGCCTTGTTGCCATATGGATCtatggaggaaggaggagaaggaaaaagtgttAAGTTTCCCTTTGGTATAATTAGTAAAGGAACTTTCTAAAACTTATCCTAGTGGCCCCTAATTgtagtaaaatatatttaaagaaaaaattacagatgTGACAGCACTAACCAAGACAATGTTACAAACAGCGTTTCCTGATATTTTCCTTGAAAGAGGGAGCAAACTGGCTattgttacttttaaaaacaaaaaaatctactttGTAGAAGTAGCATGGTAGAATTTTTGCTCATTAAGCTACTCTCTATTATCAAAATGAGTTCTACACTGTTACTGGCTTTTCAGAAACTCAACTAATTGGAACCATACCCTTCTCATCTGGTAGGTATCTGAAATCCATAGGTTCGCTGACTTCCTGGTCTGAAGGTCTTCGCAGCTGCATCTTCACTGTGACAGGCTCGGTGATGTCTTTGAGAAACGGTGGCGTTCTGAACACGATTGCAACTTGACGGTGAACATCAGCTTGTGAGAAGGAACCTTTGGCCTCCCAGTTGTCCAAGACAAATCTGACTTCTATATCATCTAGTCCGTTAGAAACAGAAGATGCTTGTTaagctgaaaactgaaaacttgCAGCAGGAAAGGGGGGGAACAATGAATTGAGTCTGACTCAGAATTCAGATGCAAAGTAAGTGGCTCAACTTTAAAGGCACTGAGTATCTTTCAGAGGTGCTGAGAGCCCTTGAACCTGAAAGCTATTCTGCCCagctcaaaaaccagaccactTACAGGAGAGGGTGGTGAAGGGCTTTAGTTCCCCAGCTAGAGGGTGGCAGCGTCAGCCATTTGGAACAAAGGCGGGGAAAGAAAAACCTAGTCAAGGTTACCTTTTTGAACTTTGTCACACAGTAGAAATATTTCATCTCCTCCTTTTACACTTCCACAGTTCTTGTTCACACGACAAATTCTTAATTCTGCTGTGTTTGGAGCTCCTGGAAACGAACAGGCAAATTTGATGATAAAGAATTACTGTAACTTTGTCACTACTGAAGATGAGGTGCTGGGAGTTAAGGCATGTGAAGGGAAGGCAATGGCTGGAGGAGCGTGACGCTTCCTGAAATCCACATTAAACAAGTTGCTCCGTATGATTCTGAAGCAGGGTTTGATGTTCTGTGGTCCTACTGCTTTTGGCCACTCACCTCCAAACACAAGATACCAGTGCAGCTGTGCCACTGACTCCCTAACTATTCTAGACTAGTCTCAAAATACTTCCCCAAAAGATGTTACTGTGCTCAATGCTGCTGCCCTTCAAGCTGTAGAATTCAAAGCAGTTCCCTGAGGGACCGATTACCTGTTACAGTCATCCTTCTCTAGAAAAAGCTGGGCTAGCAGGTCAAGAAAATTCCCCTCTCTGAGTATCATGTGCTTGGCCATCAAACCTCTCCTCTGTTACCCTCTCTAAGTGTTTGAGAACAGGTCGGGGAGTCTAACTTTCATGCCTTTGCTCAGGGTAGCAGATTTCACccaaaaatgcttaaaattcGACTCCAAGCTGTGGCTGTATGGGGACAGCACTCAGGATAGTTGCAGATGGAGAGCTGCCCTGTGCACAATCTCTGGCAGCATCGCCTTCATTTAGCATAGTCTTCATTTAACGTATGAAGTAATGGATGCTCGTTTTTCTGCTACTGTGACCTTAGTCATAGTTTATTGACCCTCTTCAACCCCTCTGATCCCAACAGAGCAAAACTACACTGTGCCATGATGTCTTGACATAAGCAGATGAAAGAACATCAACTCCAAGTGTACTTAAAACGCCTAGGAGGATCCGTCTGGTGCTGCTTTGCGACCCAGAAACCGATCCTCCCACTGCCACAGCAACATGAGGCTTCACCACCCCAGGCTCCCCGTTCCAGGCACAGACATGAAATACAAAACCTAAGCTCATGGTGTCACcctcaaaaaaagaagaaaaaaaaagtactttacACTCTCAGTTTGAGTCAATTCCTGCCCAATCTCTCATGGTACTGTACAGGTACGCAGCACAGCAAAGACTACGCTTAAAACAGAGCTCCTGGTAACCTCAGGCCAGACCCCAATTACGTAGTTACTATCTGCAGCTACTATTATTATTGGAAGCAGCAGGTGCTTCAGCCTTATTTACTACATGACCCATGCTGCTTCATTAGCTGAATGAATCAGAAACTTTGAGGGGAggggaaacaaaataaaccctGAAACAGCACAGGATCACATGATAAACAATGTCATTGTGCGTTTTTCACAGGAAGGGTAAATTAAGAATGGCAAGGAGAAGCCTAATTTTACCTTTGTTTCACTTCTGTATGCTTGAATGGCACTCAGTGTCCTTTTAAAAGGTTTTGGGGAAGGTGTCCTAGGCTGGAGTTTGctgttttgtctttattttaaggGGAGTTTAGAAGGGAGGATAGAGGAAAGAAGCACAAATGCCAGCAGAGAGTGGATGCACCACACTCTGTCATCAGCCCCAGTGCTGGGCAGgaacaccaagttgggcagcAGCCTCAGAGGGAGACATCCTCCGTGGCCTCTGTCATGCCGTGCTGCTTCCCATCTCTCTTACCCCATACATGCCCTCACCTCCCCGTCGCCTCGATTCCTGCCCGATTCCTCTTCCTCGCTCCCCAAAAGCACATCCCTAGATGTAACAAATCCCTAGAAGAACAAGCTTCTCACCAAAAATCACATCACTTTCAAAAAAGGCAGAACAACATGTTGTCCCTAACCTCATTTCTCAGAAATGGTAAGCTGCTTTATCTGACTCCTCCCCAGAGTCTTCAGCGTGGTAAGATAACGCAACTTGGGTAATTTCTGTTCAAAACCAGTTAACATTATaagcaactgaaaacagaagctgCCTGTAATACTGAATTTTATAAACTTGCAGCCTCTGCTAATGTGTTTGCCTCTGTATTATGTTTGTATTATTCTTGGGTATCTCATCAAAGCAGGTGGAGACTACAAAGTAttagaaagtgaagaaaatgctGGATTTA from Phalacrocorax carbo chromosome 3, bPhaCar2.1, whole genome shotgun sequence harbors:
- the REL gene encoding proto-oncogene c-Rel, yielding MAGGPEPYIEMFEQPRQRGMRFRYKCEGRSAGSIPGEHSTENNKTFPSIQILNYFGKVKIRTTLVTKNEPYKPHPHDLVGKDCRDGYYEAEFGPERRVLSFQNLGIQCVKKKDLKESISSRILKKINPFNVPEEQLHNIDEYDLNVVRLCFQAFLPDEHGNYTIALPPLISNPIYDNRAPNTAELRICRVNKNCGSVKGGDEIFLLCDKVQKDDIEVRFVLDNWEAKGSFSQADVHRQVAIVFRTPPFLKDITEPVTVKMQLRRPSDQEVSEPMDFRYLPDEKDPYGNKAKRQRSTLAWQKLIQDCGSNATERPKVAPFPAVTPEGKLIKKEPNMFPSTLMMPGLGNLPNTSQIYPVCNQIPHQGTAQVGPGKQDTLSSCWQQLYGTPSSAGSLLNAHPQNNFAADVPQPTTQGSSSLPAFHDNSLNWPDEKDSGFYRNFGSTNGMGAASSSTADMQSVSSNSIVHQTHPAGASAASVVNMETDDMNCTSINFKKYNPVLNASNHRQQLHQVPPACLSVAAPGGTGVLPSNLADPAVYSFIDQEVLSESRLSTNPLPNQQNSIADNQYYDTDTVHNDELYQSFPFDNILQSYNH